The Actinomycetes bacterium genome includes a region encoding these proteins:
- a CDS encoding peptidylprolyl isomerase gives MAGSKRERELARAKYERQQARRAQSDDKRRKRTQVIASVVIGALVLAGFAALAASLRHKSASTSATAVDSNRAVCLYSPSGTAARKVDAPGVSTSLSPATKTATLALSQGTVTVDLFNAKAPCTVNSFAHLAASSFYANTPCHRLTTSATLKVLQCGDPTGTGSGGPGYSFADENLTGATYPAGTVAMANSGPNTNGSQFFLVYGDSQLPAQYTPFGKVTGGLDVLQKIAAAGVKGGGEDGAPATPVTLKSVTVEG, from the coding sequence GTGGCCGGCAGCAAGCGCGAGCGAGAGCTCGCCCGGGCGAAGTACGAGCGTCAGCAGGCGCGGCGCGCGCAGTCCGACGACAAGCGCCGCAAGCGCACCCAGGTCATCGCGTCCGTGGTGATCGGTGCGCTGGTGCTGGCCGGGTTCGCTGCCCTCGCCGCGTCGCTGCGCCACAAGTCTGCGAGCACGTCGGCCACGGCCGTGGACAGCAACCGCGCTGTGTGCCTGTACAGCCCCTCGGGGACGGCGGCCCGCAAGGTCGACGCGCCCGGAGTGAGCACCTCGCTGAGCCCGGCCACCAAGACGGCCACGCTGGCGCTGTCCCAGGGCACGGTCACCGTGGATCTGTTCAACGCCAAGGCGCCGTGCACGGTGAACTCGTTCGCCCACCTGGCCGCGAGCAGTTTCTACGCGAACACCCCCTGCCACCGGCTCACCACCAGCGCGACGCTCAAGGTGCTGCAGTGCGGCGATCCCACTGGCACCGGGTCCGGCGGTCCGGGCTACTCCTTCGCCGACGAGAACCTGACCGGCGCGACCTACCCGGCGGGCACGGTGGCCATGGCGAACAGCGGCCCGAACACCAACGGCAGCCAGTTCTTCCTGGTGTACGGCGACTCCCAGCTGCCCGCGCAGTACACCCCCTTCGGCAAGGTGACCGGCGGCCTCGACGTGCTGCAGAAGATCGCGGCGGCCGGGGTCAAGGGCGGCGGCGAGGATGGCGCCCCGGCCACGCCGGTCACCCTGAAGTCCGTGACCGTGGAAGGCTGA
- a CDS encoding MBL fold metallo-hydrolase: MLVVGFPATMFATNCFVLATGAGQECVVVDPGIGIEPQLDDVLREHRLQPVAVLLTHGHLDHTFSVTPVCGARGVPAYIHADDRYRLDDPGSTLGPQLTEMFAGRLEWTEPDDVRELTDGAALDLAGLSFVADHAPGHTEGSVMFRLAAAGDDPPLCVSGDVLFAGSIGRTDLPGGDHQAMLRSLRTKVLPLADETVVLPGHGPTTTIGRERATNPFLAEVAPTAGPRRGV, encoded by the coding sequence GTGCTCGTCGTCGGATTCCCCGCGACGATGTTCGCGACGAACTGCTTCGTGCTGGCCACGGGTGCGGGCCAGGAGTGCGTGGTTGTCGACCCGGGGATCGGCATCGAGCCACAGCTGGACGACGTGCTGCGCGAGCACCGGCTGCAGCCGGTGGCAGTGCTGCTGACCCACGGCCACCTCGACCACACCTTCTCGGTCACCCCCGTGTGCGGTGCTCGGGGGGTCCCGGCCTACATCCACGCCGACGACCGGTACCGGCTGGACGACCCGGGGTCCACGCTCGGCCCGCAGCTGACTGAGATGTTCGCTGGCCGGCTGGAGTGGACCGAGCCGGACGACGTCCGTGAGCTCACCGATGGCGCCGCCCTCGACCTGGCCGGACTGTCCTTCGTGGCCGACCACGCGCCCGGGCACACCGAGGGCTCGGTGATGTTCCGGCTGGCGGCCGCGGGGGACGACCCGCCGCTGTGCGTGTCCGGCGACGTGCTGTTCGCCGGCTCCATCGGCCGCACCGACCTGCCGGGCGGGGACCACCAGGCGATGCTGCGCTCGCTGCGGACCAAGGTGCTGCCGCTGGCCGACGAGACCGTCGTGCTGCCCGGGCACGGTCCGACGACCACGATCGGCCGGGAGCGGGCCACCAACCCGTTCCTCGCCGAGGTGGCTCCCACGGCCGGTCCCCGACGGGGAGTGTGA